In Verrucomicrobiota bacterium, the genomic stretch TCTTCAAAATACACCGTGCAGGGTACGTCGGGCGTTTCCCGCCCCAGCTTGGCCATCGTCCCAGCCGATCCACTGGTCGCGGGCCTGCAGCCGCCGCGCTAAAGGCCACCACGCCCAACAGTCCTTGCGGACAGCGGATCAGGTAGCGCAGTTGACTCCCGCACAGGCGAGCTCCCAAAGGATGATAGCGCTCCAGCAACTGCCGGCTTTGCCGGGCCACCTGGCTGTCGCGGTGGCCCACCAACACCAACTCCACCGGCCCCAACTCCCGGAGGGATCCTCCAATCGGTGGCAGTTCCAAAGCCTGGGCTCGTACGCGCGTTGACTTCCTCCGTCCCGCCAGGGGGCTGGCTCGGGCGGGCAACTTGAGCAGACCGCGGCGTTCCAGTTGCTGGATGGCCAAACGAGCCATGCTGGTCTGCCAAGTTCCCGCAGGCCCTCGCCAATCCAGCCATTGGCACAGCTCGCGTGACAGTTGTCGGCGCGATAATCCCTCCCCGCTTGCGTTGAGCCGGGCCATCACATCCGAACTGATTTCGCGCCCACAAATAACCATGCCCCAGCTTGTCCTTAAACCACCGGCGGCGTTCAGCACAAAAGTTGTGGGACACGTTCAGCCTCGAGGGAGAGGGCATGAGGAGGGGTGGCCGAAAGCGCCAAAGCCTCAGCCGAAAGTCCCAAAGTCATAGCGGAAATGGCTAAATGGGTCGCGGCAGACCAAAAAAACGCGATTTTTGGCAAAAAACGGATCAAATCCGCTGGGGAAGCGCCAAACCGGTTGGGGGAAGCATTGGCCATACACCAGACGCCCGTGCCCCTCGCGACCGACCGTATAAGCTTTCAATCCTTTCGGATTGAGGGAAACCCATCCAGCGCTGGGTTGGGCGGTTACACCTATATAACATCGCGGGTGATGCAAATAGAACCGCGGGCCATCACGGTTTGTCGGCGGGGATTTTCAGCAGTTCCTCCGCCGTCCAAGGTCCGTCGCGAGTGGTTTCAGCCTGGCGGATTGCCGTCACCCGCGCTGGGGTTACCGCTGGGGCCGCGTTGCCCCAACTCTGGTTGCGCCGGAGATAGGTCAGCAGGGCGGCGATTTCTTCGTCCTTAAGAAAATCTTTCCACGGCACCATGATGTTATTGAACGTCGCGTCTTTGACCGTGATGGGACCATGCAATCCGTGCAAGACGATGCGTACCAACCGATCCGGTCCCGGCGCGTTGACCCAATCGGAACCGGCCAGCGGCGGGTACATCGGGGGTTGTCCCAAGCCGGTGTTCTGGTGGCACGGCGAGCAGGTTTTGACGTAGAGCAGGGCTCCGGTGGCAAGTGCCGGGTCCGCCGCCGGTTTGGGATTGGCCTGGCGCAGTTCTGCCAGCGTGCGGTACGGGGCATAGACTTGGGGGCTGAATTCGCCGGCAGTTTGGTAAAGATACCAGGCTGCTGCCAGCAGGCCGGCACCGAGCAGGCCGAACAGCCAGATCGGAACGGTGGCAGCCCCGGGCGGTTCCGGGCGCGGTACGGCGGGCGGCGGTGGTGGAGTTGCGATGGGCGGTTTGTGCTTCATCGGCTGGGTTGAAAGAGAATGGTGGTATGATCGTCACCGGCGGTTTTTGGGGTCAGCGGCGCGGCATAGACCGCCGCCTCCGCACGCAAGCTCAACAGGTACGCCGTGAGCGCAAGCGCTCCGGGTTTCGGAACCATCTCCTTGCCTTGGCTTAGGCCGCTGCGGGTATCGGGTGGCAGCGCGCTAGCGGACGGCAAGCGGCCGGGCGTCAGTTCCCGCTCCTCGAATAGGAAACGATAGGACGGCATCAGGGAACCGGGGGAAACCTGGCGGGGATCATACAGATGGCGCAGATGCCATTGGGTGATTTCAGCTTCCGGATTTGGCGTTTGGCATTTCCACGGGGCGGCGAAACGTTCCGGGCGGCGGTCACCGATACTGGCCAGGTCGGGGCCTAAGCGAATGGTACCGGGAAAGACCAGACTATCGGCGGCGAAGTCTTGCGCCACCGTGCGCCGGGTTCCCCAGCCGCGCGCCAAATCCGTCGGGGTACCGGCGGGGCGCAGTTGTTGAGTGTGGCACTCGGCGCAGCCTAATGAACGGTACCATTCCCGGCCTTGTTCGGCCTGGCCCGGACGCGGGAGCGGATAGGTTGGTTCCAAGGCGGTTCGCGCGACCGGTTGCGGCCGCCCGAGTTGCCATTGCGGCACGAGGATGAGCCCGCCAAAGGACAGTGCGAGTGTGAGCACCGCCGCGAGGCCGGGCAGCCATGCGTGGTTTTGCCATGTGGCGCGGGGAACGGGTGCTTCCGCCACGGACATGTTCTCAAGAGATTCTGAATGGGTAGCTTCCCGTTCAGGTGTTGGACAGGGCTTCAGGCAGCGGCAGAGGAGCCAAGTGAAGTTGACGATGAAGGAGAATTGTGCGGTTGCCAAAATGATCCAGCCGGCCAGCACACCCCCGCCCGCGAGGCGCGTTGCGCGCACGACTTGAATGAACGGTTCTTCGGGTGACGCGGCCAGCACTTGTTGAATGCCGCCCAGCACCAATGCTCCCACCAGTACCGCCGTGCCGAGCAGGGTGCCATACACATGCACTTTGGGCATGACATGGCACGGCCATTCGCGTCCCGTCAGGCGCGGGATAAGATAGGCCAGCGCGCCGGTGAGGACCGGCAGGATGAAGCCCGCCAGGAACAATTGATCGCGGGCGGTGGCAAACCAGGTGTACTCGGTCAGTGCCGCGACTTCGGGCACGTGCAGGATGCCACCCAAAATAAGGGCCACGCACCAGGAGAAAAAGCCAATGACCATGAGCAGCAGGGAGCGTTCTGAATTCAGTGCGTCCAGGTTGCCTGCCAAAGTTTTAAACAGGCACAGCGCCAGTGCCAGCATGGCAGGCAACAGTAACCATTGGCATACGGCGCTGATGGCGGGCAGCCAGCGGGGCAGGGGCAGGCCGGGATGCAGGGCGCAACCCGCACCAAAGAGGGCAAACAACCAGAAGGCAAATTGCGCGAGCGACGGGTTGTGCAACGGACGGTTCGCCAGTTTTGGAACGAAAAACAGGAGCATGCCCAGGCCGGAGACGCCCAGCCACAAATGAACCAGGCCGGAACCAAGCCAAGCATGGATTACGGTTTGCATTACGCCCTGCACCGGCTGCCAGAGCAGCAGGGATTGGCTGACCCACAGCAGACCGGCAAACCAGCATAACGCGGCCAGCAGATACCATTGTGCCGGGTGAAGCGTGGCGTTCCGGCGGTGCCGAACATTCGCCAACGCGGCGAGGGTAATGCATAGATGGCCCGCCAGCAACAGGCGCCCGGCCGGGCGGGGCAGGGCAAACCAGGCGAATCCGCTTTGGTCTCCGAATAGAATACCGCCCACGCCAAGCAGGACTGCCATGTTCCACAACAACCCGCCCGCGAAAAGCCAGCCAGTTCCGCGCCAAGGCATTTGCCCTAGCCGCGCCAGCATCCACAGCATCACCGCGTAAATGGCCTGCGAGGCAAACCCGTACACCAGCAAGCTCTGGCTGGCTGGCTGCAAACGGCCATACGAAAGGCTGGGCCAGGAGGAGAGGCAATCCGGACAGACCAATTTCAAGGCGCCCAAGGCGGCCATAACCATCGCTGCTCCGAGCCAACCCGCGGCGCTCCCGGCGAACCACAACGCCGGTCGTCGACAGGAGGCGTCCAGGACTTCCGGCGAAGCGACAGCGGCCTTGGAACCATCTGGAATGATGGTTGCGGCTGAGCACATGGTTGGGTGCGGATCAGGCATGAGTCAGGATGATGATTCGCCGACTGCGGTCAGACGTGGGTCGCGTTGGGGGTAAGGCGCGTGGGCTTTAAACCAAACGATGAACCTGTGCGTCAGGGTGCCGCCAATAAAACAGAATGCCGCCAAATCCAGCCAGTGGGGCGTCCAGCCATCGGGGTTGAGCACGGGCTTGATTTGATAGGTCATGTCCAGGTAATGCATAACCCAGGCCAGCCCGCAAACCGGGAGCATCACCTTCAGGGCGGTCTTGGCGCCGGAACGCAGCAACGCCAGAAACGGCACGAAGAAATGACCAATGAGCAGTGCTACCGCCACTGCGAGCCAGGAACCCTGTTCGCGGAGGACGTACCAATGCGCCTCCTCGGGAATGGCGGCGTTCCACGTCAGGAAATACTGGGAATAAACAATGTAACCATAGAACAGCGTGAATGTAAAAAAGAGCACGCTAGTGTCATGCAATGTGCCGGGGCGAATCACCGGGCGCAGCGGGCCAATGGCTTGCAGCATCACCGCCAGCAAATAGGAGGTGGCGAGCGTCACCCACACGCTTCCGGCAAAGTAATAGACGCCGTACATCGTCGAATAAAAATGGTGATCCAGCGACATCATCCAAAAAACGGCGGCA encodes the following:
- a CDS encoding cytochrome c: MKHKPPIATPPPPPAVPRPEPPGAATVPIWLFGLLGAGLLAAAWYLYQTAGEFSPQVYAPYRTLAELRQANPKPAADPALATGALLYVKTCSPCHQNTGLGQPPMYPPLAGSDWVNAPGPDRLVRIVLHGLHGPITVKDATFNNIMVPWKDFLKDEEIAALLTYLRRNQSWGNAAPAVTPARVTAIRQAETTRDGPWTAEELLKIPADKP
- a CDS encoding cbb3-type cytochrome c oxidase subunit I, translated to MPDPHPTMCSAATIIPDGSKAAVASPEVLDASCRRPALWFAGSAAGWLGAAMVMAALGALKLVCPDCLSSWPSLSYGRLQPASQSLLVYGFASQAIYAVMLWMLARLGQMPWRGTGWLFAGGLLWNMAVLLGVGGILFGDQSGFAWFALPRPAGRLLLAGHLCITLAALANVRHRRNATLHPAQWYLLAALCWFAGLLWVSQSLLLWQPVQGVMQTVIHAWLGSGLVHLWLGVSGLGMLLFFVPKLANRPLHNPSLAQFAFWLFALFGAGCALHPGLPLPRWLPAISAVCQWLLLPAMLALALCLFKTLAGNLDALNSERSLLLMVIGFFSWCVALILGGILHVPEVAALTEYTWFATARDQLFLAGFILPVLTGALAYLIPRLTGREWPCHVMPKVHVYGTLLGTAVLVGALVLGGIQQVLAASPEEPFIQVVRATRLAGGGVLAGWIILATAQFSFIVNFTWLLCRCLKPCPTPEREATHSESLENMSVAEAPVPRATWQNHAWLPGLAAVLTLALSFGGLILVPQWQLGRPQPVARTALEPTYPLPRPGQAEQGREWYRSLGCAECHTQQLRPAGTPTDLARGWGTRRTVAQDFAADSLVFPGTIRLGPDLASIGDRRPERFAAPWKCQTPNPEAEITQWHLRHLYDPRQVSPGSLMPSYRFLFEERELTPGRLPSASALPPDTRSGLSQGKEMVPKPGALALTAYLLSLRAEAAVYAAPLTPKTAGDDHTTILFQPSR